In a genomic window of Sinorhizobium meliloti:
- a CDS encoding capsular polysaccharide biosynthesis protein, which yields MSGSRRPAIFFGFEPWKDYVQRWFPDRDCKVVSRKPRDMLLRGWPLRLLFYRSPEVFVWGFKYPPFLKWFCRRFGIPFYHVEDGFVRSVALGAQRSPPASLIIDSRTLHYDAQNVSDLELTLQTYDFAADEVLMERAEKCIRMLLDLRVSKYNLGKRVDLDSLLGLKTKRRVLVIGQVETDEAIAFGCDRPVTNNDLVRLAASENPDARIIYKPHPAVLHGARAGVSNPADVAHLCDILREDIAPADVLEGVDHVYTITSLMGFEALLRGIPVTCYGLPFYAGWGATDDRQPCPRRTRRLQAHEIFAAAYLLRSLYFHAENGEPSGLEAVSKRLVDLISV from the coding sequence TTGAGCGGTTCGCGGCGGCCAGCAATCTTCTTCGGCTTCGAGCCCTGGAAAGACTACGTTCAGCGCTGGTTTCCCGACCGGGACTGCAAGGTGGTGAGCCGCAAGCCACGCGATATGCTTCTCCGGGGATGGCCGCTTCGGCTGCTTTTCTACCGCAGCCCCGAAGTTTTTGTCTGGGGCTTCAAATACCCGCCGTTCCTCAAATGGTTCTGCCGTCGCTTCGGCATTCCGTTCTATCATGTCGAAGACGGTTTCGTCCGTTCCGTCGCGCTCGGCGCCCAGAGATCGCCGCCAGCCTCGCTGATCATCGACTCGCGGACGCTGCACTACGACGCGCAGAATGTCTCTGACCTGGAGCTGACGCTTCAGACCTACGACTTCGCGGCCGACGAGGTCCTGATGGAGCGCGCCGAGAAATGCATCCGCATGCTACTCGACTTGCGCGTGAGCAAGTACAATCTCGGCAAGCGCGTCGACCTTGACAGCCTCTTAGGCTTGAAGACCAAGCGGCGCGTGCTGGTGATCGGGCAAGTGGAGACTGACGAGGCGATAGCTTTCGGCTGCGACCGCCCCGTCACCAACAACGATCTCGTTCGACTGGCGGCGTCTGAAAATCCGGACGCGCGGATTATATACAAGCCGCACCCGGCGGTACTGCATGGCGCCCGTGCGGGCGTGTCGAACCCTGCGGACGTGGCGCATCTGTGCGATATCCTACGTGAGGATATCGCCCCCGCCGATGTATTGGAGGGGGTCGATCACGTTTATACGATCACGTCACTCATGGGATTCGAGGCGCTGCTTCGCGGTATTCCCGTGACTTGTTACGGGTTGCCCTTCTATGCGGGGTGGGGGGCGACCGACGACAGGCAGCCGTGTCCCCGGCGAACCCGGCGCTTGCAGGCGCACGAAATCTTTGCCGCCGCGTATTTGTTGCGTTCGCTATATTTCCATGCAGAGAACGGGGAGCCATCGGGATTGGAGGCTGTCAGTAAGCGGTTGGTTGATTTGATAAGCGTCTAA
- a CDS encoding class I SAM-dependent methyltransferase — protein MASGGFNQVSYWVERHKELRGDHRATGNRSRSPEEMRQRKIYQAYFFACLAQLLSGAALNGDDRAAEILDIGFGTGFLASILTRTGFIYTGYDLSPVAVEDSLKLAPQANLIVRNIVEEIPQKSDIIFASEVLFHIVDDAQWKAAVRNIASAMKPNSFFVFTETFVETVSDHLAHFKPRTRQAYEELFRECGLRFVPDDATVIQQMPVFTENVNFTRSVHLAKKV, from the coding sequence ATGGCAAGCGGTGGATTCAATCAAGTCTCTTACTGGGTCGAGCGCCACAAAGAGTTGCGTGGCGATCACCGCGCAACCGGTAACAGATCTAGATCACCGGAGGAAATGAGGCAGCGCAAGATATACCAAGCCTATTTCTTCGCTTGCCTCGCTCAACTCCTAAGTGGGGCGGCGCTGAATGGTGATGACCGCGCCGCTGAAATTCTAGATATCGGTTTTGGTACCGGATTTCTTGCGTCAATACTTACGAGAACAGGCTTCATTTACACCGGCTATGACCTCTCGCCAGTAGCTGTTGAAGACTCGCTAAAACTGGCGCCCCAGGCTAACCTTATTGTGCGCAACATCGTCGAGGAGATCCCGCAGAAGAGCGATATTATCTTCGCGTCGGAAGTACTCTTTCACATAGTTGACGACGCGCAGTGGAAGGCAGCCGTCCGAAACATTGCGTCGGCTATGAAGCCCAACAGCTTTTTCGTTTTCACCGAAACATTTGTCGAGACGGTCTCAGACCATCTAGCGCACTTCAAACCGCGCACGCGGCAAGCCTATGAAGAGCTCTTCAGAGAGTGCGGGTTGCGATTTGTTCCTGATGACGCGACTGTGATCCAGCAAATGCCTGTGTTCACGGAGAATGTGAATTTCACTCGGTCTGTGCACCTCGCCAAAAAGGTCTAG
- a CDS encoding ABC transporter ATP-binding protein — MIRFEQATKYARTKGIEKPIIEDASLTLNRGKSVGLLGRNGAGKSTLLRLIAGAIKLDKGRIIRRGKISWPLGFAGSFQPSMTGEQNVRFVARIYGVDTEKLIDYVEDFAELGPFYKAPVGTYSSGMKARLAFGLSMGVNFDYYLVDEITAVGDSNFRKKCQAVFQTKLQESDIIMVSHSTGTIRDYCDCGVVLEKGKMTYYENVEDAIRAHDKNMREN; from the coding sequence ATGATCCGGTTCGAGCAGGCGACGAAATATGCGCGCACCAAGGGCATCGAGAAGCCGATCATCGAGGATGCATCGCTGACGCTGAACCGCGGCAAGAGCGTCGGCCTGCTTGGCCGCAACGGCGCCGGAAAATCCACGCTGCTGCGCCTCATCGCCGGCGCCATCAAGCTCGACAAGGGCCGAATCATCCGCCGCGGCAAGATCTCCTGGCCGCTCGGCTTTGCCGGCAGCTTTCAGCCATCCATGACGGGCGAGCAGAATGTGCGCTTCGTCGCCCGCATCTATGGTGTCGATACGGAGAAACTGATCGACTATGTGGAGGATTTCGCCGAGCTCGGCCCCTTCTACAAGGCGCCGGTCGGCACCTATTCCTCCGGCATGAAGGCGCGGCTAGCCTTCGGCTTGAGCATGGGCGTCAACTTCGACTATTATCTCGTCGACGAAATCACCGCCGTTGGTGACTCAAATTTTAGGAAGAAATGCCAGGCTGTCTTCCAGACCAAGCTGCAGGAATCCGACATTATCATGGTCTCTCACAGCACCGGCACGATCCGCGACTATTGTGATTGCGGCGTGGTGCTGGAAAAAGGCAAGATGACCTATTATGAGAATGTCGAAGACGCGATCCGCGCACACGACAAGAATATGAGGGAAAATTAA
- a CDS encoding sulfotransferase family 2 domain-containing protein gives MGISLRKKFIYFVIPKTGSATLRKALSPYVDIKRPTQHFSEHVPIRRFLESQHSSLAEEFFKFSFVRNPYDRLYSGFQQDLLAAYKLKHWEAAKKPIFDKIGENFNRYIEEYVTVADIRNDPFWVCFCPMNEFTHRDGKIFVDFIGKAERLWDDAKKLETLLDVEFLQTEDLNVRDASRAPLKYVKHYNRRSIEIVNEIYAEDFQYYGYDILNPQAFPK, from the coding sequence ATGGGAATATCCCTGCGAAAGAAGTTCATATATTTCGTGATCCCGAAGACCGGATCTGCTACACTAAGAAAAGCGCTAAGCCCCTACGTCGATATTAAGCGCCCGACGCAGCATTTTTCTGAGCACGTTCCCATCAGACGCTTTCTGGAATCGCAACATTCCAGCTTGGCCGAAGAATTCTTTAAGTTCAGTTTCGTCCGCAACCCATACGATAGGCTGTACTCGGGATTCCAGCAAGATCTTCTTGCGGCCTACAAGCTGAAGCATTGGGAAGCGGCGAAGAAACCGATCTTCGACAAAATCGGAGAGAACTTTAACAGATACATCGAAGAATATGTGACTGTTGCCGATATTCGTAATGATCCGTTCTGGGTTTGCTTTTGCCCAATGAATGAATTTACCCATCGTGATGGAAAGATCTTCGTTGATTTTATCGGCAAGGCTGAACGTCTGTGGGACGACGCCAAGAAACTGGAAACACTCCTCGACGTTGAGTTCCTTCAAACAGAAGATCTGAACGTCAGAGACGCGTCGCGCGCACCGCTCAAATACGTGAAGCACTACAATCGCCGATCGATCGAGATTGTGAATGAAATCTACGCTGAAGACTTTCAGTACTACGGGTATGACATCCTGAATCCGCAAGCTTTTCCCAAGTGA
- a CDS encoding calcium-binding protein gives MAKISVASNYSLDMSAFDFSAIYYGASYVQSGTLFRVNYGDGTVEEFRGTGFRYNSSGEPTAGTVTSYAAFYGGQRLFYVEGGSVAATKIVAAAQTYSTSDDLGVIVEVLKGNDTIAGGNLADILYAFDGNDVINGNGGNDLLYGYAGNDTIIGGAGGDRIDGGGGNDTASYVTASGGVLASLIAPATNTGHASGDSYYNIENLIGSGYGDILVGNAAANILNGGDGNDTLVGGAGADKLHGGNGVDTASYADAVAGVAVYLGYPTGNTNDAAGDRYSSIENVAGSNYADRLYGTDGANSLLARGGSDTLAGNGGDDVLYGGAGIDRLYGGAGADTFVFKATAESGGKSFDTIFDFAPSEQDRIDLSAIDASTAGSGNQAFSFIGTVAFTGAVGELRYIKGASGTAVYADVNGDAIADFKILLDDAFTLSKDYFIL, from the coding sequence ATGGCAAAGATTTCAGTGGCGTCGAACTATTCGCTCGACATGAGTGCTTTCGACTTTAGTGCAATTTATTACGGCGCATCATATGTTCAGTCGGGGACGCTCTTCCGGGTCAATTATGGTGACGGAACGGTGGAAGAATTTCGGGGCACGGGTTTTCGTTACAACTCTTCTGGTGAGCCGACCGCTGGGACGGTGACGAGCTATGCTGCCTTCTACGGCGGCCAACGTCTCTTCTACGTTGAAGGCGGGAGCGTCGCCGCGACCAAAATCGTTGCTGCGGCTCAGACCTACAGCACGAGCGATGATCTGGGTGTGATCGTCGAGGTGCTCAAGGGCAATGACACGATCGCCGGCGGCAATCTTGCTGATATTCTCTATGCCTTCGACGGCAACGACGTCATTAACGGCAATGGAGGCAACGATCTCCTCTATGGTTATGCCGGCAACGACACGATCATCGGCGGAGCCGGTGGCGACAGAATAGACGGGGGCGGCGGGAACGACACTGCGTCCTATGTCACGGCCTCGGGCGGAGTTCTGGCAAGCCTTATCGCTCCGGCGACGAACACCGGCCACGCCAGCGGTGATAGCTATTACAATATCGAGAATCTTATCGGATCGGGCTACGGCGACATTCTTGTCGGAAATGCCGCGGCAAACATCCTGAATGGCGGCGACGGAAACGACACGCTCGTCGGCGGTGCTGGCGCGGACAAGCTCCACGGTGGCAACGGTGTAGATACAGCCTCATACGCTGATGCCGTAGCCGGCGTCGCCGTATACCTGGGGTACCCCACCGGAAACACCAACGATGCCGCGGGTGATAGATATTCGTCTATCGAGAACGTAGCCGGATCGAACTATGCGGACCGGCTGTACGGCACGGACGGTGCGAACAGCCTCCTCGCTCGAGGCGGAAGTGACACTCTCGCGGGAAACGGGGGCGATGATGTGCTTTACGGCGGGGCCGGCATCGATCGCCTTTATGGCGGTGCGGGCGCCGACACTTTCGTGTTCAAGGCAACGGCCGAGTCGGGCGGTAAGAGCTTCGACACGATTTTCGACTTTGCGCCCAGTGAACAGGACCGTATCGATCTATCGGCGATCGATGCCAGCACGGCCGGTTCCGGTAATCAGGCGTTCTCGTTTATTGGCACCGTAGCATTCACCGGTGCCGTCGGCGAACTTCGATATATCAAGGGAGCATCCGGCACCGCCGTCTATGCGGATGTAAACGGCGACGCGATCGCCGACTTTAAAATCCTGTTGGATGACGCTTTTACTCTCAGCAAAGATTATTTCATCCTCTAA
- a CDS encoding ABC transporter permease, producing MGYLTTHFRVVGALLVREMATRFGSKPGGYVWALLDPAAHILLMTVIFQAIARAPALGTSFALFFATGYIAFQFYQAMTGYLNAAVRANKALLSYPNVAPIDTIVARFVLQMGTTSLVAFIVLGTIVATMRVDTNLHWPSILEAVGLACLFGLGVAMVNCVLFLRYPLYEQVFGIVNRPLFLISGVFFLPDSIPAPYRDLVLINPLVHIIMGFRQGFYPEYRAVGLDMDYLYGIAFLTLFAGMLVFTLSRKTLRNE from the coding sequence ATGGGCTATCTCACCACCCATTTCCGTGTCGTCGGTGCCCTTCTGGTTCGCGAAATGGCGACCCGCTTCGGCTCCAAGCCCGGTGGCTATGTCTGGGCGCTGCTCGATCCGGCCGCCCATATCCTGCTGATGACGGTCATCTTCCAGGCGATCGCCCGAGCGCCGGCGCTCGGCACCAGCTTCGCGCTGTTCTTCGCCACCGGCTATATCGCTTTCCAGTTCTACCAGGCGATGACAGGCTATCTGAACGCCGCGGTCAGGGCCAACAAGGCGCTGCTCAGCTACCCCAATGTCGCGCCGATCGACACCATCGTCGCCCGCTTCGTCCTGCAGATGGGCACGACGTCGCTGGTCGCCTTCATCGTGCTCGGCACCATCGTCGCCACCATGCGGGTCGACACCAACCTCCACTGGCCCTCGATCCTCGAAGCGGTGGGGCTCGCCTGCCTCTTCGGCCTCGGCGTCGCCATGGTCAATTGCGTGCTTTTCCTTAGATATCCGCTCTACGAGCAGGTCTTCGGCATCGTCAACCGGCCGCTCTTCCTGATATCCGGCGTCTTCTTCCTGCCGGACTCGATTCCCGCGCCCTATCGCGATCTCGTGCTCATCAATCCGCTCGTCCACATCATCATGGGCTTCCGGCAGGGTTTCTATCCGGAGTATCGCGCGGTCGGCCTCGACATGGACTATCTCTACGGAATCGCATTTCTGACATTGTTTGCCGGAATGCTGGTCTTCACCCTCTCCAGAAAGACGCTGAGAAACGAATGA
- a CDS encoding FkbM family methyltransferase has translation MMTEKQILKVNFDDKLFQIAINNPDDHIAKIIRKSGSFYESEILRSLLCFDFKDSWAIDVGANIGNHSIFFSGVLGLRTLAIEPSPEASMLLEENIELNDLVEKIVPRAVAAWSHRTAGSIVEPDDANLGRAFFEEDPSGPVEADTIDSLAAGKAVALLKIDVEGAELPALRGALNTIREDQPLLIIECQSFRSLFDVKSEIGGLGYFAIGRFNATPTYVFATEGHLKNVFFDGRFNSQDYLLSLNEEKYKDLLIDRRITALKRELDTTKRDAETVRKSANVLKTEADKEKREANKAKLEAEKAKLEADKAKLEADKAKLEGDKAKLEADEVKLEIDRIKFIAEKTKWDAEKTKREAEQIRKLAKAEISAEKAAKKILEDEALRLRYIAKRHNKKISFLMAQRSSSMRGRLGAFLAKYFKIDLLPPYQSFAQYKRKVDGELKRLRISAAASANDRRNGDIFSPLTRHSSDPIIAKLATFPPREENLEKVIQCLLPQVDEIHVYLNEYNEVPTFLKRDKIKTFLGHEHSGDLKDNGKLYNIDAYGNCFILLCDDDILYPPDYAQSMKEATIRYGFTSVVGVHGTTYQDPAQSYIKDRSVIHFKDASDDALVDQLGSGTVAFHTSMRPIRWEDIETSGMLDLWLARASAQKGFASLAVRRPKGWLKPLPQVGHTIFNAVKVDDTKESQLLTDKLLPALQNSPRRHISNHVNDMYTELGCRNRGIQSVANITGTTSNFEPCHPILTFEIIVTGWNCRDHVEKCISSIARQKPGPYRLKIRYHDDGSTDGTPDKLNALSADVRMYGQSSSVNMGPAYARDVLIRQVNNPDAICVLIDMDDELLPEALYDIARVYIENPDCLMTYGNWVNQHGRLNTEGRYTAEEIDTRSYRRMDKFLMTHLRTFKRHLYDAVTEDNLKDGDGNWLRYCSDVGLMFPLLDQCSGSNVIHFEKPLYLYNQYRTTGTQTRFGGAAKKQMFLYLRDEERLFRFKSASTLVA, from the coding sequence ATGATGACGGAAAAGCAAATTCTCAAGGTCAACTTTGACGACAAACTTTTCCAAATCGCAATCAACAATCCTGACGATCATATAGCAAAAATCATTCGCAAAAGCGGAAGCTTTTATGAATCAGAAATCTTGAGATCGCTTCTTTGCTTTGATTTTAAGGACTCTTGGGCCATTGATGTCGGCGCAAATATCGGCAACCACAGCATATTCTTTTCTGGAGTTCTCGGACTGAGAACATTAGCCATTGAGCCTTCGCCAGAAGCTTCAATGTTGCTGGAAGAGAATATCGAACTGAACGATCTAGTAGAGAAGATCGTGCCGCGCGCGGTGGCCGCTTGGTCACACAGGACTGCAGGCAGCATCGTTGAGCCCGACGACGCCAACTTGGGAAGAGCGTTTTTCGAAGAAGATCCATCCGGCCCCGTGGAAGCCGACACGATAGATTCGTTGGCGGCGGGAAAAGCCGTGGCGCTGCTAAAAATAGACGTCGAAGGGGCTGAACTCCCCGCACTGCGGGGCGCATTGAACACAATTAGAGAAGATCAACCTCTTCTCATTATCGAATGTCAGAGCTTTAGGTCGCTTTTCGATGTAAAGTCGGAAATTGGTGGCCTTGGATATTTTGCAATCGGTCGCTTTAATGCAACACCGACCTATGTCTTCGCTACCGAGGGGCACCTAAAGAATGTCTTTTTTGATGGTCGCTTTAACTCACAGGATTATCTTCTAAGTTTAAATGAAGAAAAATATAAAGATCTTCTAATAGACAGACGCATAACCGCACTTAAGCGCGAGCTAGATACTACGAAGCGCGACGCCGAGACAGTTCGCAAATCGGCTAACGTGCTTAAGACCGAGGCAGACAAGGAAAAGCGCGAGGCCAATAAAGCCAAACTCGAAGCCGAGAAGGCGAAACTCGAGGCCGACAAAGCCAAACTCGAAGCTGACAAGGCCAAACTCGAGGGCGATAAGGCGAAACTCGAAGCCGACGAAGTTAAACTCGAGATCGACAGGATAAAGTTCATCGCGGAAAAGACCAAGTGGGACGCAGAGAAGACCAAGCGCGAGGCTGAGCAGATTCGCAAGCTTGCCAAGGCGGAAATCAGTGCTGAAAAGGCGGCGAAGAAAATCCTCGAGGACGAGGCATTGCGTTTAAGATACATCGCGAAGCGGCACAATAAAAAGATATCGTTTCTGATGGCTCAGCGCTCTTCCTCCATGCGCGGACGGTTAGGAGCATTCCTGGCGAAATATTTTAAGATTGACTTATTGCCACCTTACCAGTCGTTTGCTCAGTACAAAAGAAAAGTAGACGGCGAGCTAAAGCGCTTGCGAATTAGCGCTGCTGCCAGCGCTAATGACCGGCGCAATGGCGACATCTTTAGCCCACTGACACGTCACTCCAGTGATCCGATAATTGCAAAACTCGCAACATTCCCTCCCCGAGAAGAGAACCTGGAGAAGGTGATACAGTGCCTGTTGCCTCAGGTCGATGAAATCCATGTATACCTCAACGAATATAATGAGGTTCCCACCTTTCTAAAACGGGATAAAATAAAGACTTTCCTGGGTCACGAGCATAGTGGCGACCTCAAAGACAATGGAAAGCTCTACAATATAGATGCATACGGCAATTGCTTCATTCTCTTGTGCGACGATGACATCTTGTATCCGCCGGACTATGCTCAAAGCATGAAGGAAGCGACTATACGATATGGATTTACGTCCGTTGTGGGTGTTCACGGGACGACTTATCAGGACCCTGCGCAATCGTATATTAAAGATCGATCGGTGATCCATTTTAAGGATGCCTCTGATGACGCGTTGGTCGACCAATTAGGCAGCGGCACCGTAGCTTTCCACACTTCTATGAGGCCTATCAGATGGGAAGATATCGAAACATCCGGTATGCTTGACCTTTGGTTGGCTAGAGCTAGCGCGCAAAAGGGGTTCGCCTCACTGGCAGTTCGGCGCCCAAAAGGATGGCTTAAGCCGCTGCCGCAGGTCGGACACACAATATTCAATGCGGTAAAAGTGGACGATACTAAGGAGAGCCAGCTTCTTACTGACAAGCTCTTGCCTGCTCTACAGAACTCGCCGCGCCGCCACATAAGCAATCACGTGAATGATATGTACACGGAGCTAGGATGCCGAAATAGAGGCATTCAGAGCGTAGCAAATATTACCGGTACAACCAGCAATTTCGAACCGTGTCATCCGATTCTAACCTTTGAGATAATAGTGACTGGTTGGAATTGTCGCGACCATGTTGAAAAATGCATTTCATCGATTGCCAGGCAAAAACCGGGACCATATCGCCTTAAAATCAGGTACCATGATGATGGCTCGACCGACGGGACGCCGGATAAGCTCAATGCATTGAGCGCCGACGTCAGAATGTATGGTCAATCCTCATCCGTAAATATGGGCCCAGCATACGCAAGGGATGTGCTAATTCGGCAGGTAAACAACCCTGATGCAATTTGTGTTCTAATAGATATGGACGATGAGCTTCTTCCGGAAGCTTTGTACGATATCGCAAGAGTTTACATCGAGAATCCGGATTGCCTGATGACTTATGGAAACTGGGTAAACCAACATGGACGTCTAAACACCGAGGGACGCTACACAGCTGAAGAGATAGATACTAGATCCTATCGCAGGATGGATAAGTTCCTTATGACGCATCTGAGAACGTTCAAAAGACACTTGTATGATGCCGTCACGGAAGACAACCTAAAAGATGGTGATGGAAATTGGCTGCGGTACTGCAGCGACGTTGGCCTTATGTTTCCCTTGCTTGATCAATGCAGCGGGAGCAACGTAATCCACTTCGAGAAGCCTCTATATCTTTACAACCAGTATCGCACCACGGGCACGCAGACGAGGTTTGGTGGAGCCGCAAAGAAGCAGATGTTTTTATATTTGCGAGACGAAGAGCGATTGTTCCGATTCAAATCTGCGTCGACGTTAGTAGCTTAA
- a CDS encoding RkpR, polysaccharide export protein, with translation MAVRNDAAVDRSGSAHADRNTATADAKSKGIAILEGLLGREGAPVIPLRERHERVLPDDKPDLRPKWLKKLSFRHTIIAGSFLGLVALPATFASLYMAFIAADQYHSTASFAVRSIEGGVSSDILGMFTQASGGSTASDSYILMDYILSERMAADADRRFKLEEVYATRGLDFFYGIGSDLPIEDKLAYWRDMVKVNFDHSSGIMQVTVKAFEPKRAQEIAQFIVNQSDNLVNSLSLSARNDVLRAAQDEVLAGEARLSKARAGLRDYRDKSQEISPEEGAKLAIQLIGGLEAELTKLNADLATAKSQMSEDTPRIRVLKTRIESLEQQLAVERQRLGAGESASAAGDPNSPDVAGRIAEFEELETEREFAERAYTAALGSLEKARIDANNRQRYLALFIEPTLSQMAQYPSRLLNAFLVAFGLLFAWGIAVMSYYNIRDRA, from the coding sequence ATGGCAGTCAGGAACGACGCGGCGGTGGACAGGTCTGGTTCTGCGCACGCCGACAGAAATACTGCGACTGCCGATGCCAAAAGCAAGGGCATTGCCATTCTGGAGGGTTTGCTCGGACGAGAGGGCGCGCCTGTTATCCCGCTGCGCGAACGTCATGAAAGAGTTCTGCCGGACGACAAGCCCGACTTGCGACCGAAATGGCTGAAGAAGCTGTCATTTCGCCACACCATCATCGCTGGCTCGTTTCTCGGCCTCGTCGCTCTTCCGGCCACGTTTGCCTCGCTTTACATGGCCTTCATCGCCGCCGACCAGTATCACAGCACGGCATCCTTCGCTGTGCGCAGCATAGAAGGCGGCGTATCGAGCGACATTCTCGGCATGTTCACGCAAGCTTCCGGTGGCAGCACGGCTTCCGACAGCTACATCCTCATGGATTATATCCTGAGCGAGCGGATGGCCGCGGATGCGGATCGGCGTTTCAAGTTGGAAGAAGTCTACGCCACTCGCGGCCTCGACTTTTTCTACGGCATCGGCTCCGACCTGCCGATCGAGGACAAGCTGGCCTACTGGCGCGACATGGTGAAGGTCAATTTCGACCATTCCTCCGGCATTATGCAGGTGACCGTGAAGGCCTTCGAGCCGAAACGGGCGCAGGAGATCGCCCAGTTCATCGTCAACCAGAGCGACAATCTCGTGAACAGCCTCTCGCTTTCGGCGCGCAACGACGTCCTACGCGCCGCGCAGGACGAAGTGCTGGCGGGCGAAGCGCGGCTTTCCAAGGCTCGCGCGGGGCTGCGCGATTATCGCGACAAATCGCAGGAAATCAGCCCCGAAGAAGGCGCAAAGCTCGCGATACAGCTCATCGGCGGGTTGGAAGCAGAATTGACGAAGCTCAATGCCGATCTCGCCACGGCTAAAAGCCAGATGAGCGAGGATACACCGCGAATTCGCGTGCTCAAAACCCGCATCGAAAGCCTGGAGCAGCAGCTTGCAGTGGAGCGCCAGCGGCTGGGCGCGGGTGAAAGCGCATCGGCTGCGGGTGATCCCAACTCGCCCGACGTTGCCGGCCGAATCGCCGAATTCGAGGAGCTGGAAACGGAGCGCGAGTTCGCCGAGCGCGCCTATACTGCGGCTTTGGGCTCTCTCGAGAAGGCTCGCATCGATGCAAACAACCGGCAGCGCTATCTCGCGCTCTTCATCGAACCGACGCTTTCGCAAATGGCGCAATATCCGAGCCGGCTGCTGAACGCTTTTCTTGTGGCATTCGGGCTGCTCTTTGCCTGGGGGATCGCCGTGATGAGCTATTATAACATACGTGACAGAGCCTGA
- a CDS encoding glycosyltransferase family A protein yields MHISKRVRFAYLLSSKRFAEALATIEEKDFSGARDAAWALFKLGCYRSAIAFNRNPRSGREALALGTSLAACGDIVKGCQLIRDAYSEGLLNSKLLNETACAIAQYSPTAALELIEKSPSAKPELLTALLVAHDRIDEAIVVVKKTLAKNHSVVDPDMFLLKANLASDYAVSLELMNEYLAAYGLSPVGIKNVLASPSAGNLTSTIKAGSVRGPLVTVTMPAYNTAKRIGASIESLLAQSYRDIEVLVVDDGSTDETVDVIRALAVRDSRVRLIERSENGGPYAARNMALANARGDFVTCHDSDDWAHPEKIYRQVTPLLKDPSLIFTLSTWARIQDDGLFYARQVYPLTRLNPASPLFRRAIVIDRAGFYDNVRTGADSEYIARLKLIFGRRGWRKLSEPLAFGAHRPNSLMTDSATGSARGRAMNVQRLEYWETWMNWHVNALRNRKSLYRPFEMFNNEERVRVPSARE; encoded by the coding sequence TTGCATATCAGCAAACGTGTTCGCTTCGCGTATCTGCTCTCGAGCAAGAGATTTGCGGAGGCACTTGCGACCATTGAGGAGAAAGATTTCTCAGGGGCTCGGGACGCGGCATGGGCCCTTTTCAAACTCGGATGCTATCGCTCCGCGATTGCCTTCAACCGTAATCCTCGCAGCGGGCGAGAGGCGCTGGCGCTTGGCACATCGTTGGCAGCCTGCGGGGATATTGTGAAGGGTTGCCAGCTAATTCGCGACGCCTATTCGGAAGGCCTTCTTAATTCAAAGTTGCTGAACGAAACAGCGTGCGCGATTGCGCAGTATAGCCCGACTGCTGCTCTCGAACTCATTGAGAAATCTCCGTCGGCTAAACCAGAGCTGCTCACCGCATTGTTGGTCGCGCACGATCGCATCGATGAAGCGATCGTGGTGGTGAAAAAGACGCTTGCCAAGAATCACAGTGTAGTCGATCCGGATATGTTCTTGCTGAAGGCGAACCTTGCGTCCGACTACGCGGTGTCGCTTGAGCTGATGAATGAGTATCTGGCCGCGTATGGCTTATCCCCGGTGGGCATCAAGAACGTCCTTGCATCACCATCTGCGGGCAATCTAACTTCGACAATCAAAGCGGGTTCTGTCCGGGGACCGCTGGTGACCGTCACAATGCCAGCCTACAATACCGCTAAACGTATTGGGGCCTCCATCGAATCCCTGCTTGCCCAATCATATCGAGACATTGAAGTACTCGTAGTTGACGATGGCAGTACGGACGAGACTGTAGACGTTATTAGAGCGCTCGCCGTAAGAGATTCTCGCGTTCGCCTCATCGAGCGATCTGAGAACGGTGGCCCTTATGCCGCGCGAAATATGGCACTCGCGAACGCGCGTGGCGACTTCGTGACGTGCCATGACTCCGACGACTGGGCACATCCCGAAAAAATTTATAGACAAGTTACGCCTCTGCTGAAGGATCCCAGTTTGATTTTTACACTCTCTACATGGGCTCGCATCCAAGATGATGGCTTGTTTTACGCTAGACAAGTCTATCCACTGACGCGGCTGAATCCGGCCTCGCCGTTGTTCCGTAGGGCGATAGTGATCGACAGAGCTGGGTTCTACGACAATGTTCGTACGGGGGCAGATAGCGAATACATTGCCAGACTTAAGTTGATATTTGGCCGGCGCGGCTGGCGAAAGCTCAGCGAGCCGCTGGCATTCGGTGCCCACCGCCCCAACTCGCTAATGACCGACAGCGCCACCGGGAGTGCACGAGGCAGAGCTATGAATGTGCAACGCCTGGAATACTGGGAGACTTGGATGAACTGGCATGTAAATGCGTTGCGCAATCGTAAAAGCCTATATCGACCGTTCGAGATGTTTAATAACGAGGAAAGAGTACGCGTGCCGAGTGCCCGGGAATAG